Within Spinacia oleracea cultivar Varoflay chromosome 4, BTI_SOV_V1, whole genome shotgun sequence, the genomic segment TTTGACATTATTATTGATTGTTATGATTATTCTTTAtcgaaaaaaatatattaatattttttaaaatgattTAAACTTTACCTATTAAAACTTGTATTAGTGAATAAAATCGATATGAATTGTTACAAATAATTCTACTACAAACTTTTATTACAATATAATTTTACTTATTAATACTGATATTTAATAGCAAACGTTAACTAAACAAGGcctaagaataataataatttacaaagaaaaaacaagtaaCGGTTATGTTGTTGTGGAAAGGTACCAAATGCAATTTGGAAGGAAAACGGAGAATCATTGACAAAGGGGTGCATCTACATAATAGAGACTAGCCCTCCCGAAGTGGTTAGAGCATATCAACAACAGTTTGCGAATGACTTTTATTCATTTCTGAAATCTAGGGCACAAGAGATCGTCGAAGGTGGTAGGATGGTCATTAACATGATGGTTAGTACATTAACCCATGGCCCCGAACACATGTGGGTACACAAGCTGATGAACGTAGTGTTGAGGGATATGCTACATCAGGTATATCAAACCCGCTCAATTTATTCCGACAACATAAACGACGACCTATATCACGAAGTCGGCAAAATATTGTGTGCATACTTCCTTCGTTTCACAAAGTTACATTATTCATTTGGTCAAACTTATTAAATTTTGATTCTCTCGAATAAACTACATAATGCTACATCCATTTCAATATAATTTTTACACATTTCGTTTTTTCAGTTTCATAATATTTTTTACACTGTGATATATTACTTCTTATTATTTACACTTATCCACTTACTTTTTcgtactttattcattttttttttccttacaaATTAAAATACCCAAAATTTTACACATCTTTCTTACTATATATTTATTTGTTAATATATTTATCCACATGTTCCTCAAtgtcatttttattttattatttgtgtaaatagtaactataaaaatccttatgaaacggaggtaatacATAAAAGACAAAACTACCCTGTGAGATCTTATTACATTTAtattaatgtgtattttcatGATATGTATTTATCATAATTTTTACTTAAACGAAACTGAATGTATGAATAGCTAAAATTATGCATTTGGGAAAATTAAAAACGGGAACATATTTAAGAAGTGGAGGGAGTATACATTTGAAAATTGCATGCACAGATGCACTAAATAACTTTCTAATCGAGGGTATGGAATGAATGTATACTTATATAGGGGTTGGTTGATCAGAAGAAAGTGGAGGAATTTAACATCCCTTTCTATCCTCCGACAATGGAAGAAGTTAAAACATTGGTAGCGAGCGAAGGATCATTCGTTATACACAAGCATGAAATCTTCACCTTAGATTGGGATATGCCACTGGAATTAGGACACAAGATTATTCATGATGGGTTTAGCAGAGCAACGTTTGTAGCAGACACGGTTTGAGTTGCAACAGAATATATGATATCCAAGCAATTTGGTAAAACCTTTGCCGAAGAGTTCTACCGGCGCTTCACCGATCTGGTTCATCAACACTTTGCCGATGGCATCAAGCTTCAAACCCATCACCAACTCATCAGTTTAATTAAGAAGTAACGTATACTATGCTCTATACTCTGTTGGTTCTACGTTCATAAGATTGTTTATGTAATAGTTACGTTGTTATGTAGTAGTATATATAGCATTATATATGTCTCTATCCTCTATATTATATTGTTGTGTATCGACTACTATAACACTATTTTGTTATGTACTAGAATATTACCATCCAATTGAACGGTCAAAAGttcaaacattttttttgttgttagcacccggttcacccttatggCTAATTCGGATTCGGGACGAGTTTtgggtggttaggttccagtcccctcccaactgttgttgcgggggatcgaatacgagttctccctactaagttcagccccaatcaccactgaaccaacaaacaattggTTCAAAAGTTCAAATATTAAGTAtaccaagtatttattattggaaaTAATAATGCATTTGGAGGTTTTCAAGTCTGGCCCGGTAGGGTCAAATGATCTTGTGGACCGATATCACTTGAATCCACCTTGTTTGTGGTATTATATAATTCAGATATAGGGAGAGATAGAAAACCCAAAAAATCTCTAACCCTAAATTCAAACTTTGAGTCCGGAATGTAGAATTCGGAGGTGTTGTGTTAACCTTAAGGGGCGTTCGTCACTATAAACTTGTACCGGTAGGGTGACGAAATTCACTTCTAAGGTAGTAGCCTCCATACCATGGTGCATATAAGATCTACAATCAAATAATATATTCTCTTTGTCTACGATTATTAATTCTTGTTATTTTACCTATAATTTAGAAGCGAATTTGTACTGTTGATTATGTGAGCTAACATACCATTGATGTAACGCGGAGAATTGTTGCGCGTGGTTCAAATTCAGTTCGGCTTAAATATTTCCATCTCTGAAAATTACCACCAGCCTGATGGAACCTGATtatatcttatctgaacttattggacctgACACTCTTTTTTCGGGTGAATAAATGCCCTTTAGCTTAGTCTTCTttaaaatgttatttacatgcgaaattcccTATTTTGACATAAAATTTCGACCAGAGGCTCCTTATACCATAGTTGGGTTATAAAACAATCTAATCGTCATGCGGAATAAACCCTAATGAAATATAGCATGTAATACTTTAATCAACCAATTTAGATAGTAACGAACAATCTATGACACATGTCTTTCCCTAGCTAGATGCTCCAAAGCAGAATAAGAA encodes:
- the LOC110805609 gene encoding probable jasmonic acid carboxyl methyltransferase 1, coding for MSSYAHNSIIQVPNAIWKENGESLTKGCIYIIETSPPEVVRAYQQQFANDFYSFLKSRAQEIVEGGRMVINMMVSTLTHGPEHMWVHKLMNVVLRDMLHQGLVDQKKVEEFNIPFYPPTMEEVKTLVASEGSFVIHKHEIFTLDWDMPLELGHKIIHDGFSRATFVADTV